The Dermacentor silvarum isolate Dsil-2018 chromosome 3, BIME_Dsil_1.4, whole genome shotgun sequence region agttctagaacagaaagatgaagataacataaaggtaatgaaaccgtaactaggctgatcccAGAAGTAGCAATTGACGTGGGAGGTAAGGTAGCAAGCTAACCAGTAGGTAagttctcccaagtaacaaatgacttaataaagaaacgacaaagcatgaaagtagcaaactcaagagatcacatataattcgctgaactgtcaaaactgatcaagaagaagaaagtaagggatattcaaaatgaaaacgtgggaaagattgaggaagccgtaaaatgtggacgcTAGCATTAAATCAATGAGAAGAACACTTTGCAtatgacaaggcaagatgtgtgcactcaaagataagcagggtaatattatcagcaattttgatgacacgGGCTTGGACACGCGGCTGTTACAGTGAATGATGGACTGTGACTGACGGCGTGTGTGCTGTGCTAAgtgctctctctcctccccaccGTTCATTCTCCCCCAtgccgctcccatgtgtagggtagcaaaccggctgtGCTAAAGTGGTTAACCTGCCTGGCTTTCCTTcgccactctttccttccttctagAATACTAAactgacctgtacagtttcccagagcagccaagctgccttcatttgaagtagtgatgaacatgatACACAGGCTAGTTCTAtatctagcgatgaagttagaagggccttgcaagacatggctTGGGGAAAgcagctggagaagatgaaataacaatCGAATAAGTAGaaggtggaggagatatcatgcttgaagtgcttgcggccctttccatgcaatgcctcatgacgtcaagtttaccggagaactggaagaatgccaacattatactaatccataagaagggagacgttagagaattgaaaaattataggccctattagcttgctttctgtaatgtataaaatattcacctagGTAGTTTCCGaaagaatcaaggcaacacttcagtcaaccaagagaacaggctggcttcaggaagggatagtctataatggatcacatccatgtcatcaatcaggtaatcgagaaatctgcggagtacaataaagctctctatatggcttttattgtatgagaaaaggcatttgattcagtagagataccagtagtcatacaggcattgcatAATAAATGAGTTCAGTAGGTatatgtgaatatcttaggaaatgtctgcaaagattccacagctacattggttctgcCAAATAAAAAGTAGGAAGTTCCTATCAAGAacggagtcaggcaaggagacaccatccctccaatgctattcactgcatgcttagaagaagtattcaagctcatagactgggacggcttaggagtgaggttcaacgacgaatatctcagcaaccttcggtttgcagatgacattgtcctattcagcaatattggggacgaattgcagcaaatgattgaggaccttaactaagaaagtgtaagagtggggttgatgatcattatgcagaaaacaaacgtaatgttcagtagcttggcaagggaacaagaattcagggtcgtCAGTCAGTCTcgagagtctgtaaaggagtatgtatatctaggtcaatttactcacagggtacctgataatgataaggaaatttacagaagaataaaattgtggttggagtgcataccgcaggcattgacgacagcttaccactgtcgttgaaaagaaaattgtgcaatcattgcattctaccggtgctatggagctgggcaggccatgtaatgcgtatggtaggtaaccggtggacaattagggttagAGAACGGGTGCctagagaaaggaagcgcagtcgaggatggcggaaaactaggggtgatgaagttagtaaattgtaggtgcaagttggaatcaggtagtgcaagacaggggtaattgcagatcgcctTGGTcatgtagtggacataaatataggctgctgctgctgatgatgaatgCTCATAGACCTCTGCAAATCAGTCAACCGACCGTTTCTTTCTAGTAGCCgttacaagatacccagatcCCAGATGCGCCAAACCCATCTGAAGTCAGctaagaccttgtcttcaaaaaatGAGAAATGGCCTTAATACCACTCGTGGTACGAGTGGCATCGGTGTGAGTGGCAGTGACCACTCGTGGTGCGAGTGGCACTCGCACCACGACGTTGGTGTATCCTGGTGTAGagcgggaaaccgaactcggaaGAGCGAGCGAACGGATTCCGTCAGTTCCGTTCGCTCGCACCTCCGAGTTtagcgcacgaagcgcaccttacgcggcCCTCCGCCACTGACGTGAATACATGTAACGAACGCCGGCTCGCAGCTGgcgcgtgcgagcgagcgacggaagcaggtgcgcgccgggagaggtaaagcgagagaggagggagtgacgtcaacCTCCGCTGTTTTAGGCAGGCATTCACTCTGTGTTATGTGGTATGTAGCTCTAATTagattgtttttattttaattagtaatgagcgggTACCCCTGGTTTAAGTGGCACATCACTGATGACGTCATTTCTGGTCTTGTAGTTTCACGGGAACCTATGttgatgcggtgggtatctaaagagTACAATTGTGTGGTTTGATGTACGACAATTAGATTTTTGCTAATTGTTTCCTATTATTCCGTACACCTAATTAGCTCTTTACTATAgtaaacctgtgctctgatgccatatctatcatcaaccatgAGTAGAGCAATCGATATGTaccatatttttattttattaatgtTTCTTGTCGTCCCACCTCTGTGGCGAACCGTAAATCGGTACCTAACCGGAAATTGCTGCGCAATAAACAAGAGTCACTCGGTGCTTGTGCccctaaaaaaatgaaaatacaCATGGCTGGTATGAACAGCGCGCATCAACATACAGGGCGGCTGTCTAACGTAAATGCTTTCGTTATAGATTGGTATTCTTCGAAGCATTTATTCCAGGCACTGGGTATCTTGGAGCAAATGCGGGACTATGGAATCATGACCTGGATGACCTGTAATCACTCCAGGGAAGCAGTAATGGCGCTCTGCAGTGATAACAGTGACCTGCAAATGTGAATATGGGCATACTTGCATAAAATGGACGATTCATTTTACACTAGCACATTTAACAGTAATCTGCACTAGCACATTTATCAATGACATTTTAGCTTACGGTTTTTTTATGTTTGCATGGTGCCTTGGCTAAGTTTCCTTCAGCTGTTTAAAATAAGCCATTTGCTCAAGTTTCACAAACCTTCCAGGTATGCAATTTGCCCAATGCGAAACAAGACAAAAAAGCCATATCAATGTACATCGCGGGCGCACCCTTCTACAGTTTCGACACCAATAAAACTATGTTTGAAAAGGTAAGAATTCAATATTTTTACAACTTTCTTTGTCTTTCGCAGAAAATACTAAGTGcatagaaaggaaaaaaaaacatcttgtTTGCAAGAAATAAAATAGTAAGAATTTCTAGAAACTTATATTTAAGCAGTTCAAATTTCATCAACTGTGATCGAGTCATTGGTATCGGATGCGTTTTAAGGGTGGACTACCACATGTACGCACTGACAAGAGGAGTGGTAAGGTTAAGTTATTCATTGCGAGGGTCTGTGGCATGATGAGTAGATCATCTGTCTAATGCTCTGGGAGTGTAATGGCTACGATCAACCGCAGTCGTTTTATTGAGAGGTCACACTAGAGATATGACACCAACAGGCGCAAAGTTCGTGATGAAAGCAAATAATACTTCGCAATGAAAACACTTAATCATCCCTGCCCCAGCTGTGGAACAAGTACATGGAATTTTCAGTTACTGACATTGTTCCAAATCACCAttttaacaaaaaaagaaaagaaagcaaacgcTAGTGACAGCTGCCAATAGCATATTACAACACAATACAGTCCTGGCGTCCACTCCAAATTATGGCCTTTGTTGATGCTGGCCTTCAAAATGAGAGCGGTAGAAGTTTGTTATAACTGCTGAGAATTTGCCCATATGGTACTTACCATATGGTCACATTGTACTGCTTAGGTAAAAATAAAATAAGGGCGAAATAATCTGAGCTTTGCATAAGTAAGCATTAGCATATCGCTCATGCTCATTCAAAATTGATAAAGTTCGAGCTTCTCATGACACCAACATTTCGGTACTAGGTGCCTATCATGAGAAATTAGTTGTGCGGATCCTGCTCGGTGGATAAGAATTTACGAAATGAGACATTTTCGTATATCTGATTGCAACACGTGGTTTCAATGGAAACCGATAGGGGTTTATCTGCTAGTAAGCGTCGTATGTGAAGAGTTTGTTCTTGTTAGGGGATGGGACCCGGGAGTAACGCAGATATCCCGGAGAACCGAGGAGATCGAACCCTGGAAAGCCAGGGTGGTCGCTTCgctatctgagctaaccaggggGTTAGCACATGGCAGAGGCAGGCTGAAAGAATCGGCAACTCGAAACACAGGAACACTTATCTCAAACCCGTTCTGCGGAAGACCCCACAGTGCTGGAAAGTGTGCGTGTATTTTTCCCCAAAAGAAATGCGGTCACCGCGGCTAGAATCGCCCCATGAGCTAGAGCTGAGCAGCGAAACGCCACTGGGCTACCACGTCAGATTTCGAGTGGTTAAAAATACGCAAAATCCTCTATGTATTAAAGCATTGAACTAACACTATCGGGCTCTTTCTAGGTCCGTGGCATACTGACTCAATACAACGAACTGTGCCTCGGTGCAATCAACGTGCTGCATGACGACTGCAGTAACTTCGCCCTTCTCGAGATCATGAAACTGGTGTTCGACAAGAACTTCAAGTGACTGATTCACGCGTTATATACCTTAGTGTGTGTTTTTCTCTTGTGCATCTTTCCGTTAATCTGACCGCTATTATTACGACAAAAATTATCTACAGCAGCCATACTTTTGGTGGATTGGTAACTTTTGGCGCTCTTTTTTGCTTTATGGCAGCGTCGAAAAGCAAACGCGATAGCTGTTCAGTAACTGCCTGCGCGTTTGTTAACAGCTTGCGCAAAAGGCACAGTTGCAGCTGCTCCGTCCACAATAGAAAAAGCAAACTGCTTCAATCGAACGTAGAATTGGACAAGTGTTGCGCCTTTTGACGGTTTCAGCAACGATTGACGgggatgatgatgaataaacgtTTATT contains the following coding sequences:
- the LOC125943966 gene encoding uncharacterized protein LOC125943966, translated to MPNIKVCAAFTMAALKSTSAAGKINKPGDPADQVTPVMQTEVCNLPNAKQDKKAISMYIAGAPFYSFDTNKTMFEKVRGILTQYNELCLGAINVLHDDCSNFALLEIMKLVFDKNFK